A stretch of the Uranotaenia lowii strain MFRU-FL chromosome 3, ASM2978415v1, whole genome shotgun sequence genome encodes the following:
- the LOC129754143 gene encoding esterase FE4-like produces the protein MVMRSAPTRVWGHGPFMSHNTQRPPSRIAVQVAQGNIYGVRDELPNGEHYYYFKGIPYAKPPVGNLRFRSPVPIEKYSVSYLDCTKEGKNCMGMDIFTKEITGHEEGLFLNIYTPKMPPKNQPEPNKLPVLVFIHGGGLIGGHGDSSMYLPNYMIQENMLVVTVNYRLGVLGFLCLPEAGIEGNAGLKDQRLALQWVHQNIEKFSGDPDNVTLFGASAGAIAVHYHCLSKESKKYFHKAILTSGSAFMDYAHQEAPEEKARQLARLLGHNPKSDEEVLQVLTNAPAKKLFELQLKVFSKREESVEKLFQLPFLPVIEQEQSPDPIITKHPMEIMCEPDGMGIPMITGYNDREGMIVLNDAVKQLPSYNEEPERFIPRTLNIDYESPEAGQVGKAIKHFYFKDKPVGHETITHLVDVFSDKYLILSIPIMNELWARFQRNHKLFIYRFSFDGLLNKGKTLVPYSSLKGASHIDEVYYLFSAPILKTEIPKSSESFAMRQKMVRMWANFARQGHPTENDEELALNWEPVQNIPVDSKESRIDVLDIGDDIRMMPIPERARMDFWMELFAKYNGHAANTAVPRKPFQGKKSLV, from the exons ATGGTTATGCGTAGTGCTCCCACCCGCGTCTGGGGCCATGGCCCATTCATGAGCCACAACACCCAGCGG CCTCCAAGTCGCATTGCAGTCCAGGTGGCTCAAGGAAACATCTACGGTGTTCGCGATGAGCTACCGAATGGAGAACATTATTATTACTTCAAGGGTATTCCCTACGCTAAACCTCCAGTGGGTAATCTTCGTTTCCGTTCCCCTGTTCCGATTGAGAAGTACTCGGTCAGTTACCTGGATTGCACCAAGGAAGGTAAAAATTGCATGGGAATGGATATCTTCACAAAGGAAATCACCGGTCACGAGGAGGGTTTGTTCTTGAACATTTACACTCCGAAGATGCCTCCGAAGAACcagccggaaccaaacaaacttCCGGTGCTAGTGTTTATCCATGGTGGAGGACTGATTGGAGGTCATGGCGATAGTTCCATGTATCTGCCGAACTATATGATCCAGGAAAATATGTTGGTTGTGACCGTCAACTATCGTTTGGGAGTGCTAGGGTTCTTGTGCCTTCCGGAAGCGGGAATCGAAGGAAATGCTGGGCTCAAGGATCag CGCCTAGCACTTCAATGGGttcatcaaaacattgaaaagttttcGGGTGATCCCGACAACGTAACACTTTTCGGTGCCAGCGCTGGAGCAATTGCCGTTCACTATCACTGCCtttcgaaagaatcgaaaaagTACTTCCACAAGGCTATCCTCACTAGTGGATCCGCTTTTATGGACTACGCTCATCAGGAAGCCCCGGAAGAGAAAGCGCGACAGCTAGCTAGATTGCTTGGCCATAATCCAAAATCGGACGAAGAAGTTCTGCAGGTTCTGACCAATGCTCCTGCCAAGAAACTGTTCGAGTTGCAACTGAAAGTATTCTCCAAACGGGAGGAATCCGTTGAAAAGCTGTTCCAACTACCCTTCCTACCGGTTATCGAGCAAGAGCAATCCCCGGATCCCATCATTACTAAACACCCTATGGAAATTATGTGCGAACCAGACGGCATGGGAATCCCAATGATAACAGGGTACAACGATCGAGAAGGAATGATCGTGCTGAACGATGCCGTCAAACAGTTACCCAGCTACAACGAAGAACCCGAACGATTCATCCCTCGAACACTGAACATCGACTACGAAAGTCCCGAAGCCGGGCAAGTCGGAAAAGCGATCAAACATTTCTACTTCAAGGATAAGCCGGTCGGCCACGAAACGATCACTCACCTCGTTGATGTTTTCTCCGACAAATACCTGATCCTCTCCATCCCAATCATGAACGAACTGTGGGCCCGCTTTCAACGAAACCACAAACTCTTCATCTATCGATTCTCCTTCGACGGATTACTCAACAAGGGTAAAACCCTCGTTCCGTATTCGTCCCTGAAAGGAGCATCCCACATCGACGAAGTTTACTATCTATTCAGCGCACCGATCCTCAAAACCGAGATCCCCAAATCAAGCGAATCGTTTGCGATGCGGCAGAAGATGGTACGAATGTGGGCTAACTTTGCCCGCCAAGGTCACCCGACGGAAAATGACGAAGAGCTCGCCTTGAATTGGGAACCGGTTCAGAACATTCCGGTCGATTCTAAAGAATCCAGGATTGATGTACTGGATATTGGGGATGATATCCGGATGATGCCGATTCCGGAACGGGCTCGAATGGACTTCTGGATGGAGCTTTTTGCGAAATACAACGGACACGCGGCAAACACGGCGGTTCCCAGGAAGCCGTTTCAGGGGAAAAAGAGTTTGGTTTGA